The following are encoded in a window of Penaeus vannamei isolate JL-2024 chromosome 35, ASM4276789v1, whole genome shotgun sequence genomic DNA:
- the LOC113826955 gene encoding uncharacterized protein: MDELLSAAVIVPIEKVVLYSSSEDVHVRDEKFKVLNDDLPTHLLKLEGKLNRIARPLKTILDEATYQSILASGSRPGFMYGLPKVHKPGIPLRPIISSIGTLSYDLVKFFVQIIQPLTFNEYTVSNSSDFVNEISQLRVDNTKTMGSFDVESLFTNVPLTETTHIITNITPAESLSHFGLEKKRLNSLLNIVTKDSVFTFDKCLCTQIDGVAMGSPIG, translated from the exons ATGGATGAATTGCTGTCAGCTGCTGTCATAGTACCAATT gagaaagtggTCCTATACTCCTCAAGTGAGGACGTACACGTCCGTGATGAGAAGT TCAAAGTGTTAAATGATGATCTACCCACTCACCTCTTAAAACTAGAGGGCAAACTAAATAGAATCGCAAGACCTTTAAAAACTATCCTCGATGAAGCCACATATCAGTCTATCCTTGCATCTGGCTCTCGTCCTGGTTTTATGTATGGTCTCCCGAAAGTGCACAAACCTGGAATTCCTCTCAGACCCATCATTTCATCTATCGGCACTTTAAGTTACGACCTGGTTAAATTCTTTGTACAAATCATTCAGCCTCTAACATTTAATGAATACACAGTATCCAACTCATCTGACTTTGTAAATGAAATCAGTCAATTAAGAGTTGATAACACCAAAACTATGGGTAGTTTTGACGTCGAGTCATTGTTTACAAATGTGCCTCTTACTGAAACCACACATATCATCACAAATATTACACCAGCTGAATCCCTTTCACATTTTGGTTTAGAAAAGAAACGGTTAAATTCTCTTTTAAACATAGTCACAAAAGATTCTGTATTTACTTTTGACAAATGTTTGTGTACTCAGATTGATGGAGTTGCTATGGGTTCCCCCATTGGCTAA